The following proteins are encoded in a genomic region of Methylibium petroleiphilum PM1:
- a CDS encoding DNA-directed RNA polymerase subunit alpha: MQTNLLKPKAINVEPLSAAKGAHRAKVTLEPFERGYGHTLGNALRRVLLSSMVGYAPTEVTIAGVLHEYSAIDGVQEDVVHVMLNLKGVVFRLHNRDEVTLVLRKEGEGPVKAGDIQTPHDVEIINPDHVITHLSQGGKLDMQIKVEKGRGYVPGTMRRFGDEPTKSIGRIVLDASFSPVRRVSYTVESARVEQRTDLDKLVMEIETNGAITPEEAIRASAKILVEQLAVFAQLEGQINDIFDAQPAQRSTQFDPILLRPVDELELTVRSANCLKAENIYYIGDLIQRTETELLKTPNLGRKSLNEIKEVLASRGLTLGGRLENWPPQGLDKR, encoded by the coding sequence ATGCAAACCAATCTGCTGAAGCCCAAAGCCATCAACGTCGAGCCGCTGAGCGCCGCCAAGGGCGCCCACCGCGCCAAGGTCACGCTCGAGCCCTTCGAGCGCGGCTATGGTCACACGCTGGGCAATGCCCTGCGCCGCGTGCTGCTGTCGTCGATGGTGGGCTACGCGCCGACCGAAGTCACGATCGCGGGCGTGCTGCACGAGTACTCGGCGATCGACGGTGTTCAGGAAGACGTGGTCCACGTCATGCTGAACCTCAAGGGTGTGGTGTTCCGCCTGCACAACCGCGATGAAGTCACGCTGGTGCTGCGCAAGGAGGGTGAGGGTCCCGTCAAGGCCGGCGACATCCAGACCCCGCACGACGTGGAGATCATCAATCCCGACCACGTGATCACGCACCTGTCGCAGGGCGGCAAGCTCGACATGCAGATCAAGGTCGAGAAGGGCCGCGGCTATGTGCCGGGCACGATGCGCCGCTTCGGTGACGAGCCGACCAAGTCGATCGGTCGTATCGTCCTCGATGCGTCGTTCTCCCCGGTTCGCCGCGTGAGCTACACGGTCGAAAGCGCGCGTGTCGAGCAGCGCACGGACCTGGACAAGCTGGTCATGGAGATCGAGACCAACGGTGCGATCACGCCGGAAGAGGCGATCCGCGCCTCGGCCAAGATCCTGGTCGAACAGCTGGCCGTGTTCGCGCAGCTCGAGGGCCAGATCAACGACATCTTCGACGCCCAGCCCGCACAGCGCAGCACGCAGTTCGATCCGATCCTGCTGCGTCCGGTCGACGAGCTCGAGCTCACCGTGCGCTCGGCCAACTGCCTGAAGGCCGAGAACATCTATTACATCGGCGACCTCATCCAGCGCACCGAGACCGAGCTGCTGAAGACGCCGAATCTCGGCCGCAAGTCACTCAACGAGATCAAGGAAGTGCTGGCCTCGCGGGGGCTGACCCTGGGCGGGCGCCTTGAGAACTGGCCGCCGCAAGGCCTGGACAAGCGCTAA